A single Enoplosus armatus isolate fEnoArm2 unplaced genomic scaffold, fEnoArm2.hap1 Scaffold_300, whole genome shotgun sequence DNA region contains:
- the LOC139307246 gene encoding GRIP1-associated protein 1-like, with the protein MMMLLVSELNAVRQKNVVLERDFVKAQKALNKSKKAQEVEALLSENEMLQGKLHSQEEDFRLQNSTLMTELSKLCTQIEQLEQENQGLKEGGASASSPPPNPASSPVDGELLRLQAENSTLQKKMKGLQERYDKELQRQAVAQGNQSATTETDGSASANGVSDVIGRGEEPTAEGTNDRLEQTEAQLEQTGKQLH; encoded by the exons atgatgatgttgttggtTTCAGAGCTGAACGCCGTCCGGCAGAAGAATGTGGTTTTGGAAAGAGATTTTGTCAAAGCTCAGAAG GCTTTGAACAAGAGCAAGAAAGCTCAG gaggtggaggcgtTGCTGAGTGAGAATGAGATGCTTCAGGGGAAACTCCACAGTCAGGAGGAAGACTTCAGACTGCAGAACAGCACGCTGATGACTGAACTCTCCAAG CTGTGTACGCAGATCGAGCAGCTGGAACAGGAGAACCAGGGCCTGAAGGAAGGAGGAGCCTCTGCATCCAGCCCCCCACCCAACCCCGCCTCCAGTCCTGTTGATGGAGAGCTGCTCCGCCTCCAGGCTGAAAACTCCACCCtccagaagaaaatgaaag GCCTCCAGGAGCGCTACGACAAAGAGCTCCAGAGACAGGCGGTCGCCCAGGGCAACCAGAGCGCTACCACGGAGACCGACGGGTCTGCCAGCGCCAACGGAGTCTCTGATGTCatagggagaggggaggagccAACAGCAGAGGGAACCAATGACAGACTGGAACAG ACGGAGGCTCAGCTGGaacaaacagggaaacagctacaTG